The genomic segment AACATAGCATCTGCAAAATGTAAGTCTTAAAATggtttaaagacaaaaaggCAAGTGTTGATGAAGACGTTGGATGAGGCTTTCGCATTTATAACATTGAATCTTACATTTCACTGCTTGTAGCATTCACTTTCACTCGTGGAAGTTGTTCGTTACAAAAGACAAATCAAATTACAGAATCAATGAAGCAATATGAAACCACAAGGAGAAAAAATTAAGATGGACGAATAACTACAGATTTCTTTACCAGTGAGGGGGAAAAagtggcaaaagaaaagaaaaggaaaaaaactttCTTTGGGCTGGGGGCTACCTCAGCAAACCTTCCTCTACTCTACAGCTTCCAAAATTGTCTGAGCCATCTTCTTGGGGGGGGCTACGTTTTGATCCATCGGAACACCAAGCAGATTCGTGTAATCAGCTTTTTTAAGGCTCACGCCCTGGTATACAATAAATAGGATATAATGGAAACACCATAGGAACTATTGAGTTGTAAAGAAAGACAGAAGATTGGAAAGCGGACAAAAAACATTGTTCTATGGCTGCGCCCGCACGGCAATTCAGATGCTTGATTGGGCACATGCGTAAAAGCTTGACAAGAAAAACTCATTATTGAAAAAGGGAAGAGATCAAAAGAGGACTTACCAGATCTTAAAAACGCCTGGACGGTAAGAATACTGGGATATCTGTACCAGGTATTCATTTTCTTAGAAATGGCTTTTGGCATAAAAGTAAGCGCTGGTCACTGCCGTTCTCAAGATCAATTACTCTGGCCTCCCAGCGAATCTGTATAGCTAGACTACGTGCTTTTTCTATGGGGCCCAATTTATCAGAAAGAATAACCCACCCCTGCAGCAAGCAATTATTGTACATTATATATCAGTCAGTCACACAGTAGAATAGGAAAATATGGGCACACGAGCATACACACATGTATAGGTCGAATTTTCGTAGCTGTCTTTGAAATGTGAATGTGTATAACCATATATACATGTGGAATTGTAACTCCAAAGAAGCACTTCATATGTTAAACACAACCTCCATAAGAAATTGACTCGGTAGGACGTATAAATAGGCCTGAAAAAAAATCAGGGACATTTAGTTACCTCAGGGCGTAGGATACGGTCCATCTCAAATAGTAAATCTATCATACTGCATCCTTGTGAAGCAATGTGTGAGAGAAGGCCATTGGCATGAAGCAAGTCATACGTCCGAGGATATGTAGGAAATGGCTCACACCTGCACTAATAAAGAACATCATATAGACAAGGACATATTTTTAGAAATGAAGAACATGACCAGAAATTTTTGGACACCAGAACAAAGTAAAAACTGCATTAAAGATGAGATGAAGCAAAAATCCAGCTTGAACATGAAAATGATTTACTTTTTCCGGATTCAGTTTCCACCAGACTGTGGAAACGGAATATGTTTTCAGTAACTCTTGGATTGTCATAGGAATAATTTTTCCTATCATCTACAGTGCATCAGCATGACTTTCCGGATATACCGAACATTTTTCACCTCATCATTGGAGATGAGTTGACAAAACTCAATATTGAAATCCAAGAGTACTAAATCATCCCATATATTCAGAAATGATAGTAAGTTCAGGCAAAATTTTCAACAAGTATCTAAGTGCTCTTAAAATTCAGATTATACCAAGCCTTCTTTAGGACAACTTGGTTTTCTATGTATCTAAGATAGCCACAGCAGTGCTATAAAACTATCATTTGATTTTTAGATCAAATAGTTTTTACCAAGAGTCCTGTCCTAAAATCTTACCAGTCATGCCAGACACCAGCAAAACCCTGATCAAGGATGAGAGCTAATGTATCTTGTGCTCCCATTGGCACAACATTCATCACCCAAACTGATTTCCTAGCTTCGAGTAATACAGCATTTAGACCCCCAAAATGAGCATTCATGTCCATCACATTACGAACCATATTGTATGGAGCTAATGGATCTTCATCACCCGGCCTTTTTGGATGATCAGAAAATATCAAAGGAGAGAGCAGAGTCCAATAGTTTCTCAAAGAAGCTCTCCAGAATTCCAAGTCTTCAAAAAAATCTTCAGGATGAACTCCTGTTAGAACAGatttatcaataaattgaaTATTTCAAAACTAAAACATAGAAGGTCCCTGTAGAATAAAGTACATGGATATAAGTAATAAAAAATTGCATAACAGCTACAAGATCATATTGGTATAGCACTTTCCATGAATTTCAAGTTTTGTGGAGCTTAGAGAACCAGAAGATCTGTTTTGAATGGGATTCCAACGCTTGCTGTTTTTTCCATTTATGCAGTGTGACAGTGGGTGGTAATATGGCTGGGTGTCCTCTCCTTTGCAAAGAGGTACTTTCTTCTGCCTGCTATAttgaagaaccaagaaatattgagaacaaataaaaaaattataaagggTTAGGGAGAATGAAAGTTTATGATTTGTTCTTAGGGGCAAAAAAGGAAGGCTGGGGTGGACAAAGGAGGGAAAATTTCCATTGGACAATTATAATAAGAAGCAAACACTTCCAAAGGAAGATCTATCCAATACTTGAAAAGCATGATTCCAGGATGTAAAATCAGCTTTATGATTGACCTCACCTTGATGTGTAGCATAAAGCATCGGTAGTCTTCTGCCAGATGAATGTTTCTTCTTGCTCTGCTAACAAATTCCAACAAACGTTTTGGGCAAATTCCTCAATTGGAGTTGACATGCTTCCTTTTTTGGGATTCACAGAACTTCCATACTGCCTGCTAATTTGTGAGGTTAAAACAAAGTAACCTCCAGGCTTAAGCATACGATCAACTTCGATAAGAAACAATCCATCTGAATCATGAGAAACCATTATATAAATGAATGCATATTCGCAAAAGATCATATATCAGTTACTAATTGTGTAAATGGATCAATTTATAAGTAATTTCATATACAAAAGGTACATGATACCATTTTGCACACACTTCTATCAAGCTTAAATCTTGGAGCTTTCCCATTTGAGTTTACACTTCATCCAAAGCGACTATTCTTCCAAGCACCCTAAAGCataaacattaaaatacaaATTCCAACCAACCGTTTTGCACCTCAGAGGAAAGGTTGCAGTGACATGTTTTTCTTCTAAGACTAAAACATAACTCAAGATTTAATACAATTCATTCTGCATCAAGCTCTAATGCTTCCACCAAGTAGAATGTCCCCAGCTAAGTAGAGAAAAAACTATGATAAAATTTGCTCTCCAGAACTTTTAAATTTGTAGTCCTAATTCCGTGTACAACTCTAAATGATACGTTTCAGCTACAAAGTTTAGAATATCTGAGTAAAACAATAGCATCAAGTCAAGCAGCAAGAGACCAGAGAAACTGCCAAAAAAGAAATCCCAGTTGTGTTGTCCAGTTATCTTAATTTCTGAACTGAGGATGCATAAAGCTAAAACAATAACAGACACCGAGAATCATAATATTAGTCAGAAGTGTAATAGAAAGATCAGAGTATATCTCTGTACAAGCAGTTAAGTCTGTTTCAGTTAAGACAGATGACAGAAAAAACGTTGTCCTCCAAATAAGCCAAAATTAACCCCATACATTATATCATGGCAAGTTGCTAAAAGAAAATTCCAGGTTGCGGTGTTACCTTTATCATCCCACACAATACCACACTGAGAACAGTGAATCATGTCATATGCTAGTGATGGAAACGGAAGTTGTCTTGAAATGAAGTTGCCAATAATCGCTGGAAGACCTCTCTCAAGGGCTAATTGGACTTGGCTACCCATCAATTCATATGCTGCTACACAAACAGCCATTATATTGAGGGAGAGTAAATGAGACCCAAAGCTTCCGAACCCACATCCAATATCTAAAACAGTGCGAACCTGCAATTTAGCAGAATGAAACTGTTAAACACAATAAGAAGTCTGCTATGATCTTAGATAGCTATAGTTGCTATTGAGAAAGATGGATAGAAGTTCAACAAATGCTAGTCCCTCaaaggaaagagagagaaaccaaaaggaaaatacattcatcatAAAAGCAAGACTTACACCAGCTTGATGGAATTCAGTATCACTAGTGAGTCCAATCATTTCTGCTATGAGGTGGGAATAGTCTTGGACATCATCAGTCCCATCATCCGAGtgaaaagaaatttgattttcttcAACTAACATTAGCCTAGAAAAGTAGCAATAGATCAAATCTAAGGAAACAAAAGCAGACAACAGCAGCAATATCAAGACAGAACTCAAATTTGATGTTTGTGCGACACACTGCAAATAAAGGTCTGGTTAAGTTGCTAATCAGATCATTGTGTGACAATGCAATAGCATCAGCTCAACAAGGTACTAAATTTAACAGCTTCAAAGCTTTATGAATATTGATAGATAAAAGTTACCTCTTTGTCCTGGTACCAGATGAAAGAAACTGGTCTTTGGACAATTTCACATTTGCACTCCAAATCACATCCCTCCCTGTAGGCCAATTCAAAGGAATTTTGTAGTCCTTGGGAGGACGAACCAAACAATGCTGTCTATCTTGCAACACTTCACAATGCCGATCAAACTCCTCCCCATCTTTAAATCCAGCTAGCAAATTTGCAGATACATTGTAACAAGGCACATAGTTTTCTCTATCCTTTCCACAAAGACTAACTTCTATCCTATTAGCCCCAGCAGAAAGAGTCCTCAATTCCAGATAATCATTGGTTGCTTGCTGTTTTAACTTTCTGTAGGTGTCAGATTTTGCCACAGAAGTCACAGATTTCAAGGCACTTGAAGAAGAAGACCCCAATAATGCAACTAGCAAAAGGACAATCACAACACATAAAAGCAACCAATTAAGTGGTGGTCTAGGCCCAAAGACGATAGAAATTTTCTTAAACCAAGGGCTTCTCATATCCAAGTTTTGCTAGCCCTTCTATCAAAAATGCTGAAAAAAATTTTTACTCCACAGAATTATTGCTTCAGTTTAAATCTCCTCGACCTACGACAACAATGCCCTATCATCAGATACAATCTCCTACATATATTTCCTGATGAAAACCAGGCAATTCCAACTAACATTGGAACAACTCAAAGTTTGAGCCTCCTTTAAACCATAGAAATTACAAATCAGTCCTATTCCTCTGATCAATATACCGGCAGCAATGAAGGAAACCATACcacaaaaaccaaccccaacgCCTAATTCAATACCAATTTCCACTCCTCCAACCAAGAAAAACAGGAAATATGCCAACCAAGAAAAGAATTCTGACTTCTCGACCAACGAGTATCCCAAAATTCAACAATTTCACC from the Coffea arabica cultivar ET-39 chromosome 11e, Coffea Arabica ET-39 HiFi, whole genome shotgun sequence genome contains:
- the LOC113718890 gene encoding probable methyltransferase PMT5 isoform X3, whose translation is MRSPWFKKISIVFGPRPPLNWLLLCVVIVLLLVALLGSSSSSALKSVTSVAKSDTYRKLKQQATNDYLELRTLSAGANRIEVSLCGKDRENYVPCYNVSANLLAGFKDGEEFDRHCEVLQDRQHCLVRPPKDYKIPLNWPTGRDVIWSANVKLSKDQFLSSGTRTKRLMLVEENQISFHSDDGTDDVQDYSHLIAEMIGLTSDTEFHQAGVRTVLDIGCGFGSFGSHLLSLNIMAVCVAAYELMGSQVQLALERGLPAIIGNFISRQLPFPSLAYDMIHCSQCGIVWDDKDGLFLIEVDRMLKPGGYFVLTSQISRQYGSSVNPKKGSMSTPIEEFAQNVCWNLLAEQEETFIWQKTTDALCYTSSRQKKVPLCKGEDTQPYYHPLSHCINGKNSKRWNPIQNRSSGSLSSTKLEIHGVHPEDFFEDLEFWRASLRNYWTLLSPLIFSDHPKRPGDEDPLAPYNMVRNVMDMNAHFGGLNAVLLEARKSVWVMNVVPMGAQDTLALILDQGFAGVWHDCAGVSHFLHILGRMTCFMPMAFSHTLLHKDAV
- the LOC113718890 gene encoding probable methyltransferase PMT5 isoform X2 — translated: MRSPWFKKISIVFGPRPPLNWLLLCVVIVLLLVALLGSSSSSALKSVTSVAKSDTYRKLKQQATNDYLELRTLSAGANRIEVSLCGKDRENYVPCYNVSANLLAGFKDGEEFDRHCEVLQDRQHCLVRPPKDYKIPLNWPTGRDVIWSANVKLSKDQFLSSGTRTKRLMLVEENQISFHSDDGTDDVQDYSHLIAEMIGLTSDTEFHQAGVRTVLDIGCGFGSFGSHLLSLNIMAVCVAAYELMGSQVQLALERGLPAIIGNFISRQLPFPSLAYDMIHCSQCGIVWDDKDGLFLIEVDRMLKPGGYFVLTSQISRQYGSSVNPKKGSMSTPIEEFAQNVCWNLLAEQEETFIWQKTTDALCYTSRQKKVPLCKGEDTQPYYHPLSHCINGKNSKRWNPIQNRSSGSLSSTKLEIHGVHPEDFFEDLEFWRASLRNYWTLLSPLIFSDHPKRPGDEDPLAPYNMVRNVMDMNAHFGGLNAVLLEARKSVWVMNVVPMGAQDTLALILDQGFAGVWHDWCEPFPTYPRTYDLLHANGLLSHIASQGCSMIDLLFEMDRILRPEGWVILSDKLGPIEKARSLAIQIRWEARVIDLENGSDQRLLLCQKPFLRK
- the LOC113718890 gene encoding probable methyltransferase PMT5 isoform X1, producing the protein MRSPWFKKISIVFGPRPPLNWLLLCVVIVLLLVALLGSSSSSALKSVTSVAKSDTYRKLKQQATNDYLELRTLSAGANRIEVSLCGKDRENYVPCYNVSANLLAGFKDGEEFDRHCEVLQDRQHCLVRPPKDYKIPLNWPTGRDVIWSANVKLSKDQFLSSGTRTKRLMLVEENQISFHSDDGTDDVQDYSHLIAEMIGLTSDTEFHQAGVRTVLDIGCGFGSFGSHLLSLNIMAVCVAAYELMGSQVQLALERGLPAIIGNFISRQLPFPSLAYDMIHCSQCGIVWDDKDGLFLIEVDRMLKPGGYFVLTSQISRQYGSSVNPKKGSMSTPIEEFAQNVCWNLLAEQEETFIWQKTTDALCYTSSRQKKVPLCKGEDTQPYYHPLSHCINGKNSKRWNPIQNRSSGSLSSTKLEIHGVHPEDFFEDLEFWRASLRNYWTLLSPLIFSDHPKRPGDEDPLAPYNMVRNVMDMNAHFGGLNAVLLEARKSVWVMNVVPMGAQDTLALILDQGFAGVWHDWCEPFPTYPRTYDLLHANGLLSHIASQGCSMIDLLFEMDRILRPEGWVILSDKLGPIEKARSLAIQIRWEARVIDLENGSDQRLLLCQKPFLRK